GATGAGATCCACAAAATTTCTCACAGCAACCTCCCCTGTTCGATCTCCACTCTTTCAAAATGCAGTGTTACCACAGtcattatcaaaacaaaaagtaGAACTAATACAACAGAGCATAAAACTCAGCACCATGAATAATGTTTCCTTACCTCATCAATGGATGCAGATTCAGCAATCAAAGAGATGCTTTCCAGGTGTGGCTGCATTATCTGGAGTGTTAATGATGGCTGATCGTGGCATAACTCTAGAATAAACTGTATACAAGCATATTTGAGTATAACAAAAACTAAAGCCATATTACTTTACATCTTGAACACTGCAAACCTGGGATGTTCTGCTGCGTCTCACCGTTGCTCTCAGGCCAAGGAGGAGTTCAACCCTTTCCTTAGCGGTCATTAGGTCTGGGACCATCTCCAAGACAACCGAGACAAACTCCTCCAACCTGGTGTAGTATTCGACTCTGCGCTGCTCTGCCACCTGCCACATGAACGCTGATAGTAGCCTCAGTGGTGGCACCCAGAGACGCAAGGAAGAAGAAGGAACTACAAGAGACATAAAAAGGGCTATTCAGAGTTTAGCcactcattttgttttgttgtttcaaCTGCTGCATTTCGTGTATTGAATGCACATTAAACCCTTTATTTAATGTTGTCCATGTAAAGGAGAATGGACGACATGCCGAACACCGTTACTATCACTGCATAAGTTACCAGTTACCACACTTGCGTTACATTAAAGAGGACCTTAAttatactgtacatctctattcacccaGTTAATAACAAAAGACGGATAAACAGTCTACGACTACAGTTTGGATCAAACACAAACTAtaattcaaactatagtttctagtcttagtcatcactttcaataacaaatttTCGCTTCTTCTAAGAGCCTTGGAATATTGGAAGTTACAGCCAGTAATACTGCTAATGTTGGCCCCAGAGAATACGGCTGGTGGGTTTTCTCCTTACAATGCCGAGGGAAGGGTATTCATAGAGAAGGAATGCATCGATTGCATTGACATTAGTTGGCCTCTAtcttgaactgttgccctcctGTTTGCAATAAACTGACCTGAAGCATGTGAAGAAGGACCTTGCGATGGGGCTGGTAGGCTCTTGTTTGAAGGTTGTTGTGTTCGGCTCAGGATATTTGACATTTGCCGCTGGTGCTGTTCGTTGGCCGATTTACAAGATTGAAGACTTTGGGTGTTTTTGTGGCCACTCAATTGTGCCGGAAAGTTCTCTGATGGCACAATGTTGGTGGCACAATGTTCCCTATTGGCATCCAATAGCCTGCTGATACTTGTTTTTCGGACAGAGTGGTTGCTCACTTTTCCACCGATTCTCTGCGCTAGACCAGATCTTCCAGCAGCTTGCTGCATAAACTTGCCTATTTCGTTTTTGCCGAGTGGGGCTTTCTTGTACCAAATGTGACTGTCGAGCTTGCGATTATGTCTCAAAGCAAGAAAGAATGGCGAATCTTGAGAATTCATCTCACCTGGCCTATGGCTTTTAAACATCTTGTACATCATGATTGGACATCTATTAGTGCCAGTGGCGTAAACTTTCGGCTGAAATGCTCTTCCGTGGCCAATTTCTTGGCCTTTACGGTTCTTCGTGCCGCGCTCGCTAAGCCACACCAACAACTCTCTGCCATCCTCGTCAAGCTGCAATTCAACGTCGCCCCAGCACAACTTACGGCTTTCATCTCTGTTGATAAGGCCAAAATGGAGTGACATGAACCACCACATGGTTCTTTGAAGAGACTCAGGATTGGAAAAACCAAATTCTCCGCTCTCAAACAACTTTGCTTCGTCGCCATCTGTAATCGGCCGGGTGGCGTTTGGTCTGTTACCTTTTCCATGTTTAACAACCAGCTGCTTCCGTTTGGCAGCCAGGACACTACGGGACGTTCCAAACTCCCTGTCCTTGAGGATGTTGTGTGGATATTTTTGGTCTGTAAGGAATCGATGGATACTTCTCTGGAAGCTAGATACACTATCGGGCTCGTACTCGTCGCCATTTACCTTGTGCACGTCCTTGAAAAACTTTGCAAGCAAATGGTCAAGCTCGGGAGCTGGTAGGTTAACCATTTCTATTTGACCCTTGTTGATTGACTGTAAGTACCGTTTAAGTGTTTTCAGGTCACTTGTTGTTTTTCTCGCAGTGTTTGCGCTTTTCTGCTCTTTTATAAAGTCCTCAATTTCCtcctggttgttgttgttttcattttcgtcaTCTCCACCTCCAGTTGTAACTATTTCCTGTTGatctggatagtaaaactcacTATCAGAGTGTTTGCTTTcgctcattttgtaaatgaaaagaaatggtaattgtaaatagaaaaaaatgtagttttgttgagctctcaagtcttctcacgaaaAATGTTAGTCGGATGGCAATAGGCCTAGGCAACTCCGAATCGCCCGCTGAGGCCCCTGAGTGGGCAATACGCGGGAGGCATGACCACTCATtaaccaatcagaacgctcgtactatCATTGCCATGTAATAACTACATTTTAACTCGCCTAACTGTTTGCCTaggtttttaaacatttaaactcTAAATTAGCATAACttgttatggtaacaaaagACACTCTTGACTGCTTTTTCGAACAAACGCTTTCAGCGGGGGTCTTTTCTATATGAATCCTCTTGCTGTGAGGATCTAACGATACTTCGTTAGACATTGAGTCTTTTCTTTAGTTACAGTTACTGCCATTGATGATTCTAAATGACATGTAGTGAAACTCAACTATTGAGCTAGCAAGCTGAATTACGCAACATAAAccaaataactaaataaatatgcaACTGGGGTCAAAACAGCTTGTGAATGTCTCATTTCAAGTCTGAAACAACTTGGCTAGCTAGATAAACCACTTGCAGCCAAGAGACAAAAACGGTGACTACGTAAACAAAAACGTCACGTGAGATACTTGCTGAACAAACAAACCATTGACAGGCTTCCGACACTCCAACATTGAGGATGAAAGTACGTGAAGAATTTGCTGTCAGAAATGTCTGATAGATATAAGggaatggaaaaaataaattaatgaaaatgtgtttctgAGTACTTCCTGGTACGTTATGCCGTCATAATAAAAGTCGTTTCAGCCCGTTGCAGCACTGGTCTGACATTGCCATATGAAAGTGGTTGGAATGATCCAGAGATTGACAGAAATAAGATCAAAAGTAAACACTGCTTTCCTGTTTTGAATTAACTGTTTAACACAGAGTGTACCTGCATGAAGTTATATAAATAGATGACCTGTCATGAACTGGCAATATTGACATTAGGCCTACTTTGTTGTTATTTCAattgtctgtgtgcatcacaTTGCAAAATTTGACAGTCTGTGCTTACTGCACTTTTAGAAGACTGATAGTACGATCTATAATATCATTCAATCAATTTTGTATAAATCTGTTGACGAGATTCTGTTACAGAGACTACCATTCAATGTACACCCACTGGTGGACAACACACAGTGTTTTACACAATCTCATGGACGGTATATCAAAGAAACAACCTGGGGGTCCACGAACAGGAAATGAATGAGAATGCAGGGGGACAGCTGGTTATATAGTCTCGGTAGATCACAAATAAAGCAAGTAAGGAGGTAAAGAGCCAATTAGTTCAGCCTTTTTTAGCCCTCCTTtcttgtatatttatatgtatttatgattgtatgtatttatatgtaatttattgattatatgtattgtgcatcttccatgtgggccttgagcctgtaataaagtttaataatactcacacatacatggatgCTCCACTATAAATCCAGTTGTAAATAGAAAAGGTGCAAAAGTCCTCGAAAGCCTTGCCACACACTGAACGAAGTTGCAGTTTCTCTTCCTTGTGAAAATGCCTGTGGGTGGACAGCAATCCTACCTGCTGAAAATGATTTCTCACACGTGGACCAGTGGTTGGGTTGCCTGCCATGTGGACACTAATGTGCACTTCAAGGCAGTTAAGGCATCCTACATTCCTTATCACAACAAGGGCAAATGTGGAGTGTGTACCCTGTGTGAATAGAATATGGTGTATTTTTTAAGTTCACACTGTGTTTGAATTGAGCTGCACACAAATcacacttctcttctctgctcggGTTGCTTTGCTTGGAGGACAGCAAACGTGCATTAAAATGTACAGCCTCTTTACAAATATCTTCCCACACAGAAGTGCATTAGAAAATCTTATGAACTGGCCAGCCTGTATCCTCAGCTGAATAATGCACACTATCCACCTAGCTGAAGCCCGACACTTGCTTGTATCTCACACTGTATTTTCTTTGGTTCATCTTCCTGGGTTGTTCTTTCGATTAAACTtctgtcattttaaaagtatatCTGGGTCCCAGTTCTTGTGACTAGCTCAGGGAGACTGTTTAGACTCAACTTCCATTCCTAAACGCTCCAGGGCCCCACATGCTCCGCATCTATTCTCCTCGACAATGCCTGATTGTGAAAAAGGAGACTGGATGGTATGGTATCATATATTTCACCTATGGGTTAAAAGTGAGAAAGGTACAATCCCACAAAGTCAAATCCACTTTGTCTAATGCAAATAAGTAAAGCTTTGTTTACATTCAGATTGGAATTTACTTCTTATACCAAGGCAAATAAGGAGGAGCCATCCATGCTTTATTTTATTGACATTGTATTGGCTGTATGGCTAATAACCTCCTACGAAAACATTTGTTTCTATGCATCACATAAACCGATTGAagatgtttatttatatattttgctATTTGAATgaattgtgtacacacacatattcttatTTATCCTAGATTTATGTAATCTCTATATAGTCATATTCGTATACTCTAGAAAAGTCAGATTAAGGCATCAAACTTCAGATACACAAGGACAAAATGCTAGTTACCCACGCTAACATTAGACTGAACAAATAGGGAGTGAAAGCCAATGATAGTGTGAGCCCACAACAGTGTGATCTCATTTCAAGTTTTACCATAATAGTTGAGGGTGGCATATCAACTTAGTACCATGATAAAACCCCTTTGTGATCTCAGATGTTGCACAACACCTTAAAAGAAAACTTTCAGTGAATTGAAGTGAACAAGACACAATTTTATCAAAGGATTCCTTCTGCCACGGCCATTATAATGTTCCCAACACTGCACTATGTTACATACCTATCCCGTTAGCACACCATGTGAGAACATTGCTTCATCAAAAGAAAGGTAAATCATGCCCCTGACCGTTATAAAAAAGATACATCAACAAACTTGAGCAACAGCGTACGTTTAATCTTTATCTTTAATTACCGAGAGGTACAATTCCCTGATTCACAAAGTTTCCTTTACAAGAACTATGAAAAAATGTGTGACAATGCCAGACAGTAGTGACACTTTATGTAACAGTGACCGTGAAATGCTTGCTTACAATGCACAAAAGTATGAATATTTCTGAAGGTCGCAAAGCTTCAACATTTTACATGAAGGTCGAGATTTTAACCCCTGGATAGCTGTGCGATTTGTGATTGAGATCTGGCACCATGTCACTAGTAACTTCCATTGGATTTACCCGAACATCCCTTCACCATTTGCGTGACAATAGGCACACTTTGTGCACAAGTATCAAAGCTCGAAAGCTGTGCATATTTAATGCAGTCAACCATGAGCGGACATTTAAATGGTGAACGACATCACTATTACTAAAATCTCCACAGATCCGGAGATGTCACCTATGCACACGTTGATGAATTTTCATATTCCATCGCTGGGAAAACCTTTTACCACAAAATAAACACTCATGGGGtttctcccctgtgtgtgttctcatatgTTTCTTCAGCCCTGAAGCTGTCCCAAAATTCTTCTTACACACTGAACAAGCATAGGGTTTCTCCTTCGTGTGAGATCTCCTGTGCATATCGAGATGGCTGGATATAATGAAACCTTTCCCACAGAACTCACACTTGTAGGGACGCTCTCCAGTATGATTCCGTGTATGAACTAATAATGACCCCGAAGTTGGGAAACCCTTGCCACAGGAAGAGCACAGGTAGGGTCTCTCACCAGTGTGCAATCGCTTATGAGAGACCAGGTTTGAGGGCTGGATGAACCTCCTCCCACAAACTGAGCAGCCGTAGGGTCGTTCACCCGTATGCACGCGTATGTGGCTGGTCAAAGCTCCCTTCATCCTAAATGTCTTGCCACAATAAGAGCACAGGTGGGGCCGCTCTCCTGTGTGAATTTTCTGATGATGAGTAAGACCACTTTTCCTAACAAAGGACTTGTCACATTCTGAGCATGTATGCCGCAGTTTTGGTGCTTTCTTGTCTTCTGTATGTGTTCTCTTGTGTCTACTCATACTGGATTTTGAAAGATAGGTCACATTCGGTGCACGCCTGCCGTAGTTGACTGACTGAGATGCTCTCTTGAGCAAGCTGTCTTGGGACGGGGACACCCCAGGCCCTTCTCCTGAGGATGTCGGGACCTTTCGCTCCCTCCTGTCGTCTACTGCGTTCTCACAATCAATCATGTGACCTGCAGGTTACAAATCATTTGAATTATGCACACAGTTTTGACATACACACTTTTGGGAATGATTACTTAAAACCACATGAACGCTGATAGTAGCCTCAGTGGTGGCACCCAGAGACTCAAGGAAGACGAAGGAACTACAAGAGACATTCAGGGTTATTCGGAGATTAGCCActcattttgttatgttgtttAAACTGCTTCATTTGGTGCATTGAATGTACATTAAACCCTATATTTAATATTGTCAATGTCAGTAATGGACGACATGGGGAACACCGTTATCATCACTGCATAAGTTAGCACAGTTATCACACTTGCGTTACATTAAAGAGGACCTTAATttactgtacatctctattcacccaATTAATAAGTTAACAACAACAGTTAATAACAAAAGATTGATAAACAGTCTACGACTTCTGTTCGGATCAAACACATGGCACCTTTCAAAGATTTGGAAGTTACAGCCAGTAATAGGCTACTGCTGATGTTTGCCCAGTGAATACGGCTGGTGTGTTTTCTCCTTGCAATGCCGAGGGAAGGGTACCTGCTATATTCATAGAGAAGGGATGCATCGATTGCATTGACATCAATTGGCCTCTTTCTTGAACGGTTACACTCCTGTTTGCAATAAACTGACCTGAAGCATGAGAAGAAGGACCTTGCGATGGGGCTGGTAGGCTCTTGGTTGGAGGTTGTTCTGTTCGGCTCAGGATATTGGACATTTGCCGCTGGTGCTGTTCGTTGGCCGATTTAAAAGATTGAAGACTTTGGGTGTTTTTGTGGCCACTCGATTGTGCCACAAAGTTCTCTGGTGTGTTGGCATTCAATACCCTGCTGATACTTGTTTTGCGGACAGACTGGTTTCTCACTTTTCGATCGATTCGCTGCGCTAGACCAGAGCTTCCAGCAGCTTGCCGTTTGGCAGCTAATACTCTACGGGACCTTTCAAACTCATTGTCCTTGAGGATGTTGTGTGGATATTTTTGGTCTGTAAGGAATCGATGGATACTCCTCTGAACGTTAGATACACTATCGGGCTCGTACTCGTCGCCATTTACCGTGTGCACGTCCTTGAAAAACTTTGCAAGCAAATGGTCAAGCTCGGGAGCTGGTAGGTTAACCATTCCTATTTTACCCTTGTCGATTAATAAGTACCGTTGAAGTGTTTCCAGGTCGCTTGTTGTTTTTCTCGCAGTGTTTGCACTTTTCTGCTCTTTTAGAATGTCCTCAATTTTCTCctggctgttgttgttttcattatcGTCATCTCCACTTCCAGTTGTAACGATTTCCTGTTGatctggatagtaaaactcacTATCAGAGTGTTCGCTTTTGCTCATTTTGTAAATCAAAGGAAATGTTTATTGTaagtagaaaaaaaatgtagtttTGTTGAGCTCTCAGGTCCTCTCACAAGAAATTTTCGTCGGAGGGCAATAGGCAATTCCGAATCACCCGCTGAGACCCCTGATTGGGCAATACGCGGGAGGCATGACCACTccttagccaatcagaacgctcgttctatcgttgccatataataactACATTTTAACTCACCTGTTTGCCTAGGttttcaaacattaaacatttcaACTCTAAATGAGCATACAttgttatggtaacaaaagACTCTCTTAACTGCTTTTTCGAACAAACGCTGTCAGCGGGGGTTTTTTTTCTATCTGAATCCTCTGGCTCTGAACACAGCCTAACGTTTCTTCTTTACGCCAAACATTGAGTCTTTTCTTAAGTTACAGTCCAAACTGCCGTTAATGACACGCTTCCGACACTCCAACATTGAGGATGAAAGTACGTGAAGAACTTGCTGTCAGAAATGTCTGATAAGTGTAagtgaatgaaatgaataaatgaatacaagGTTTGTTTCCGAGTACTTCCTAGTGCGTAAAgccttcaaaataaaagtattttAAGCCCGGTGCAGCATGCGACTCTGCAC
Above is a genomic segment from Clupea harengus chromosome 3, Ch_v2.0.2, whole genome shotgun sequence containing:
- the LOC105908810 gene encoding uncharacterized protein LOC105908810 isoform X4, with product MSESKHSDSEFYYPDQQEIVTTGGGDDENENNNNQEEIEDFIKEQKSANTARKTTSDLKTLKRYLQSINKGQIEMVNLPAPELDHLLAKFFKDVHKVNGDEYEPDSVSSFQRSIHRFLTDQKYPHNILKDREFGTSRSVLAAKRKQLVVKHGKGNRPNATRPITDGDEAKLFESGEFGFSNPESLQRTMWWFMSLHFGLINRDESRKLCWGDVELQLDEDGRELLVWLSERGTKNRKGQEIGHGRAFQPKVYATGTNRCPIMMYKMFKSHRPGEMNSQDSPFFLALRHNRKLDSHIWYKKAPLGKNEIGKFMQQAAGRSGLAQRIGGKVSNHSVRKTSISRLLDANREHCATNIVPSENFPAQLSGHKNTQSLQSCKSANEQHQRQMSNILSRTQQPSNKSLPAPSQGPSSHASVPSSSLRLWVPPLRLLSAFMWQVAEQRRVEYYTRLEEFVSVVLEMVPDLMTAKERVELLLGLRATFILELCHDQPSLTLQIMQPHLESISLIAESASIDESGDRTGEVAVRNFVDLIQTLLRSPTYRWQFFQDIYPLHYGPKYDTALQSLVWEFLCRLEKLLPVPSFHQAAYWFNEDSSLLEDSLQIVSDPKKMQILLLHFKRFAHLDPGSSSSPIMADTILSTLSGKAEKCLSTPHETQGSMNEAGRHGDMNEEDRHGDVDEGDIQTELDKEDRHGDVDEGDIQTELDEEDRHGDVDERDPQRDIDQGWQRDMNEKHQQKVEKKELNGHMIDCENAVDDRGAREVPTSSGEGPWVSSPQGSLPERASQSVNTVAGSASQLLRQVCTQCGKTYLSKSCLIRHQRTHTEEKKAPQLRLTCLECGKSFESKRTLTDHQTTHTGERPYLCSYCGKTFRRKNILTCHIRVHTGERPYGCSVCGRRFMQHSNLVSHKRLHTGERPYLCSFCGKGFPVSGALLVHTRNHTGERPYKCEFCGKGFMDSSRLVKHRRLHTKEKPYVCSVCKKQFWLVSGLKKHMRTHTGEKPHECLFYGKRFSERGNMKIHQRVHR
- the LOC105908810 gene encoding uncharacterized protein LOC105908810 isoform X2, whose protein sequence is MSESKHSDSEFYYPDQQEIVTTGGGDDENENNNNQEEIEDFIKEQKSANTARKTTSDLKTLKRYLQSINKGQIEMVNLPAPELDHLLAKFFKDVHKVNGDEYEPDSVSSFQRSIHRFLTDQKYPHNILKDREFGTSRSVLAAKRKQLVVKHGKGNRPNATRPITDGDEAKLFESGEFGFSNPESLQRTMWWFMSLHFGLINRDESRKLCWGDVELQLDEDGRELLVWLSERGTKNRKGQEIGHGRAFQPKVYATGTNRCPIMMYKMFKSHRPGEMNSQDSPFFLALRHNRKLDSHIWYKKAPLGKNEIGKFMQQAAGRSGLAQRIGGKVSNHSVRKTSISRLLDANREHCATNIVPSENFPAQLSGHKNTQSLQSCKSANEQHQRQMSNILSRTQQPSNKSLPAPSQGPSSHASVPSSSLRLWVPPLRLLSAFMWQVAEQRRVEYYTRLEEFVSVVLEMVPDLMTAKERVELLLGLRATFILELCHDQPSLTLQIMQPHLESISLIAESASIDESGDRTGEVAVRNFVDLIQTLLRSPTYRWQFFQDIYPLHYGPKYDTALQSLVWEFLCRLEKLLPVPSFHQAAYWFNEDSSLLEDSLQIVSDPKKMQILLLHFKRFAHLDPGSSSSPIMADTILSTLSGKAEKCLSTPHETQGSMNEAGRHGDMNEEDRHGDVDEGDIQTELDKEDRHGDLDEGDIQTELDKEDRHGDVDEGDIQTELDEEDRHGDVDEGDIQTELDKEDRHGDVDERDPQRDIDQGWQRDMNEKHQQKVEKKELNGHMIDCENAVDDRGAREVPTSSGEGPWVSSPQGSLPERASQSVNTVAGSASQLLRQVCTQCGKTYLSKSCLIRHQRTHTEEKKAPQLRLTCLECGKSFESKRTLTDHQTTHTGERPYLCSYCGKTFRRKNILTCHIRVHTGERPYGCSVCGRRFMQHSNLVSHKRLHTGERPYLCSFCGKGFPVSGALLVHTRNHTGERPYKCEFCGKGFMDSSRLVKHRRLHTKEKPYVCSVCKKQFWLVSGLKKHMRTHTGEKPHECLFYGKRFSERGNMKIHQRVHR
- the LOC105908810 gene encoding uncharacterized protein LOC105908810 isoform X5, whose product is MSESKHSDSEFYYPDQQEIVTTGGGDDENENNNNQEEIEDFIKEQKSANTARKTTSDLKTLKRYLQSINKGQIEMVNLPAPELDHLLAKFFKDVHKVNGDEYEPDSVSSFQRSIHRFLTDQKYPHNILKDREFGTSRSVLAAKRKQLVVKHGKGNRPNATRPITDGDEAKLFESGEFGFSNPESLQRTMWWFMSLHFGLINRDESRKLCWGDVELQLDEDGRELLVWLSERGTKNRKGQEIGHGRAFQPKVYATGTNRCPIMMYKMFKSHRPGEMNSQDSPFFLALRHNRKLDSHIWYKKAPLGKNEIGKFMQQAAGRSGLAQRIGGKVSNHSVRKTSISRLLDANREHCATNIVPSENFPAQLSGHKNTQSLQSCKSANEQHQRQMSNILSRTQQPSNKSLPAPSQGPSSHASVPSSSLRLWVPPLRLLSAFMWQVAEQRRVEYYTRLEEFVSVVLEMVPDLMTAKERVELLLGLRATFILELCHDQPSLTLQIMQPHLESISLIAESASIDESGDRTGEVAVRNFVDLIQTLLRSPTYRWQFFQDIYPLHYGPKYDTALQSLVWEFLCRLEKLLPVPSFHQAAYWFNEDSSLLEDSLQIVSDPKKMQILLLHFKRFAHLDPGSSSSPIMADTILSTLSGKAEKCLSTPHETQGSMNEAGRHGDMNEEDRHGDVDEGDIQTELDKEDRHGDLDEGDIQTELDKEDRHGDLSKSSMIRHNRAHTEGKIAPQLGHTCLECGKSFESKRTLTDHQTTHTGERPYLCSYCGKTFRRKYVLTCHIRVHTGERPYGCSVCGRRFMQHSNLVSHKRLHTGERPYLCSFCGKGFAASGSLLVHTRNHTGERLFKCEFCGKGYIMSSHLDKHRRSHTKQKPYVCSVRKKQFSTVRHLKNDMRTHTGFEIP
- the LOC105908810 gene encoding uncharacterized protein LOC105908810 isoform X3 translates to MSESKHSDSEFYYPDQQEIVTTGGGDDENENNNNQEEIEDFIKEQKSANTARKTTSDLKTLKRYLQSINKGQIEMVNLPAPELDHLLAKFFKDVHKVNGDEYEPDSVSSFQRSIHRFLTDQKYPHNILKDREFGTSRSVLAAKRKQLVVKHGKGNRPNATRPITDGDEAKLFESGEFGFSNPESLQRTMWWFMSLHFGLINRDESRKLCWGDVELQLDEDGRELLVWLSERGTKNRKGQEIGHGRAFQPKVYATGTNRCPIMMYKMFKSHRPGEMNSQDSPFFLALRHNRKLDSHIWYKKAPLGKNEIGKFMQQAAGRSGLAQRIGGKVSNHSVRKTSISRLLDANREHCATNIVPSENFPAQLSGHKNTQSLQSCKSANEQHQRQMSNILSRTQQPSNKSLPAPSQGPSSHASVPSSSLRLWVPPLRLLSAFMWQVAEQRRVEYYTRLEEFVSVVLEMVPDLMTAKERVELLLGLRATFILELCHDQPSLTLQIMQPHLESISLIAESASIDESGDRTGEVAVRNFVDLIQTLLRSPTYRWQFFQDIYPLHYGPKYDTALQSLVWEFLCRLEKLLPVPSFHQAAYWFNEDSSLLEDSLQIVSDPKKMQILLLHFKRFAHLDPGSSSSPIMADTILSTLSGKAEKCLSTPHETQGSMNEAGRHGDMNEEDRHGDVDEGDIQTELDEEDRHGDVDEGDIQTELDKEDRHGDVDEGDIQTELDEEDRHGDVDERDPQRDIDQGWQRDMNEKHQQKVEKKELNGHMIDCENAVDDRGAREVPTSSGEGPWVSSPQGSLPERASQSVNTVAGSASQLLRQVCTQCGKTYLSKSCLIRHQRTHTEEKKAPQLRLTCLECGKSFESKRTLTDHQTTHTGERPYLCSYCGKTFRRKNILTCHIRVHTGERPYGCSVCGRRFMQHSNLVSHKRLHTGERPYLCSFCGKGFPVSGALLVHTRNHTGERPYKCEFCGKGFMDSSRLVKHRRLHTKEKPYVCSVCKKQFWLVSGLKKHMRTHTGEKPHECLFYGKRFSERGNMKIHQRVHR
- the LOC116220040 gene encoding zinc finger protein 45-like, with translation MSKSEHSDSEFYYPDQQEIVTTGSGDDDNENNNSQEKIEDILKEQKSANTARKTTSDLETLQRYLLIDKGKIGMVNLPAPELDHLLAKFFKDVHTVNGDEYEPDSVSNVQRSIHRFLTDQKYPHNILKDNEFERSRRVLAAKRQAAGSSGLAQRIDRKVRNQSVRKTSISRVLNANTPENFVAQSSGHKNTQSLQSFKSANEQHQRQMSNILSRTEQPPTKSLPAPSQGPSSHASGHMIDCENAVDDRRERKVPTSSGEGPGVSPSQDSLLKRASQSVNYGRRAPNVTYLSKSSMSRHKRTHTEDKKAPKLRHTCSECDKSFVRKSGLTHHQKIHTGERPHLCSYCGKTFRMKGALTSHIRVHTGERPYGCSVCGRRFIQPSNLVSHKRLHTGERPYLCSSCGKGFPTSGSLLVHTRNHTGERPYKCEFCGKGFIISSHLDMHRRSHTKEKPYACSVCKKNFGTASGLKKHMRTHTGEKPHECLFCGKRFSQRWNMKIHQRVHR